One region of Agelaius phoeniceus isolate bAgePho1 chromosome 12, bAgePho1.hap1, whole genome shotgun sequence genomic DNA includes:
- the MPHOSPH6 gene encoding M-phase phosphoprotein 6: MAGEVKTKLSKNLLRMKFMQRGLDSQTKKQLEEEEKKIISEEHWYLDVPDLKEKESCIIEERSFLRCEDLVYGRMSFKGFNPEIEKLMIQMNSKCKEDKIEEDDKMEADVSDEEMARRYETLVGTIGKKFLRKRDQRVLKDDDEDEDDEVEEGNSNTRPSKRAKKMFLKPHD; this comes from the exons ATGGCCGGGGAGGTGAAAACCAAGCTGTCCAAGAACCTGCTGCGCATGAAG TTCATGCAAAGGGGTTTGGATTCACAAACTAAAAAACAactagaagaagaagaaaagaagataaTTAGTGAAGAACACTGGTATCTTGATGTACCAGATCTAAAGGAAAAAGA GAGCTGTATAATAGAAGAGAGAAGCTTTCTGCGCTGTGAGGATCTCGTTTATGGCAGAATGTCCTTCAAAGGGTTCAATCCTGAAATTGAG AAGTTAATGATCCAAATGAACTCTAAGTGCAAGGAGGATAAAATCGAAGAGGATGATAAAATGGAGGCTGATGTGTCAGATGAAGAAATGGCCAGAAG ATATGAAACACTAGTGGGAACAATAGGGAAGAAATTTTTGAGAAAAAGGGACCAACGTGTACTCAaggatgatgatgaagatgaagatgatgaagttGAAGAGGGGAATAGTAACACAAGACCTAGTAAAAGAGCTAAGAAAATGTTCTTAAAACCTCATGATTAA
- the LOC129125189 gene encoding arylamine N-acetyltransferase, pineal gland isozyme NAT-10 has protein sequence MNLEEYFARTGYKGSTEKQDLETLTDIFQHHIRAVPFENLSIHCGEKITLELEHVYNKIVRRKRGGWCMENNQLLGWVLKSLGYETSFLGAYVFNPQQNAYATLMTHLVVKVIIDGKAYIVDGGFGVSYQMWQPMELVSGKDQPQAPGVFRFTEKNGIWYLEKMRRKQYIPNQSFSNSDLLEKKECRKVYMFSLEPRTVEDFRFQCTYLQTSPDSLFTKKSICTLQTTDGFRALIGWTLTETTYNYKENMDLVEFVTLEDEEVEKTLKEKFNINLERKLVPINVKGSYTI, from the coding sequence AGATTTGGAAACCTTAACCGATATATTCCAGCATCACATCCGTGCTGTTCCCTTCGAAAACCTCAGCATCCACTGCGGGGAGAAAATTACTTTGGAGCTGGAGCACGTTTACAACAAGAttgtgaggaggaagaggggtgGCTGGTGCATGGAAAACaaccagctgctgggctgggtgctGAAGAGCCTGGGCTATGAGACCAGCTTCCTGGGAGCCTATGTGTTCAACCCCCAGCAGAACGCCTACGCCACCCTCATGACCCACCTCGTGGTAAAAGTCATCATTGATGGCAAAGCCTACATCGTTGACGGAGGCTTTGGGGTGTCCTACCAGATGTGGCAGCCCATGGAGCTTGTGTCAGGGAAAGACCAGCCCCAGGCTCCCGGCGTGTTCCGCTTCACAGAGAAGAATGGCATCTGGTACCTGGAGAAAATGAGACGGAAACAATACATCCCCAACCAGAGCTTCTCCAACTCTGACCTGCTGGAGAAGAAGGAGTGTCGCAAGGTTTATATGTTCAGCCTCGAGCCACGGACAGTGGAAGATTTCCGTTTCCAGTGCACATACCTCCAGACCTCTCCAGATTCCCTCTTCACAAAGAAGTCCATCTGCACCCTCCAGACCACCGACGGATTCCGGGCGCTGATTGGGTGGACGCTCACCGAGACCACGTACAACTACAAGGAAAACATGGATCTGGTGGAATTTGTAACTCTTGAAGATGAAGAGGTTGAAAAGACCCTCAAAGAGAAATTTAACATCAACCTAGAGAGAAAACTTGTCCCCATTAATGTTAAAGGATCTTACACAATCTAG